The following are encoded together in the Paraburkholderia sp. BL10I2N1 genome:
- a CDS encoding NAD-dependent epimerase/dehydratase family protein, translating into MAAVFLTGASGFLGGHLLRELLAAGHEVRALSRRIDSDAIIAEQGGVPIRAELADPASLNVVLAGCEAVFHAAADTSMWKTRAATQTATNVQGTENLLRAAESAGVEAFVHTSSVSAYSHLARETLNESVPQRGAENWINYERTKFLGEQAVRRSSVPWIVFNPSHILGPGDRHNWARLILMVDREKLPGIPPGSGSFADVREIARAQVRAWQRRRFGESYLVGGEHASYVDLVHRVGAALCKRTPTDATPAWALMAFAHLAEASSWLIRKEPDVTPESATLVCETLRVDSTKAMRELNYVETPLDSLLADTVAWMRKEGVVGR; encoded by the coding sequence ATGGCCGCTGTCTTTCTGACTGGCGCAAGCGGTTTTCTAGGTGGGCATTTGTTGCGTGAACTGCTTGCTGCGGGCCACGAGGTGCGGGCGCTTTCCCGTCGAATTGATTCCGACGCGATCATCGCCGAGCAAGGCGGTGTGCCAATTCGCGCCGAGTTAGCGGATCCCGCATCTCTGAATGTCGTGCTGGCCGGTTGCGAGGCGGTGTTTCATGCAGCGGCGGATACCAGCATGTGGAAGACGAGGGCAGCGACGCAGACGGCTACCAATGTGCAGGGGACCGAAAACCTGCTGAGAGCGGCCGAGTCGGCCGGTGTGGAGGCCTTTGTGCACACGTCTTCAGTCTCGGCGTACTCGCACCTCGCGCGTGAAACGCTCAATGAGTCAGTGCCGCAGCGAGGGGCCGAGAACTGGATCAATTACGAGCGCACCAAGTTCCTCGGCGAACAGGCCGTGCGGCGCTCCAGCGTGCCGTGGATTGTCTTTAACCCCTCCCACATCCTGGGTCCGGGCGACCGTCACAACTGGGCCCGTCTCATCTTGATGGTGGACCGCGAGAAGCTACCGGGCATACCACCGGGCAGTGGTTCTTTTGCCGATGTACGAGAAATCGCCAGGGCTCAGGTGCGTGCTTGGCAACGGCGGCGGTTTGGCGAAAGTTATTTGGTCGGTGGCGAGCATGCAAGCTACGTCGACCTCGTGCACCGCGTGGGCGCTGCATTGTGCAAGCGCACACCTACCGATGCCACGCCGGCGTGGGCATTGATGGCATTCGCTCACCTCGCCGAAGCATCGTCGTGGCTCATTCGAAAGGAGCCTGACGTGACGCCCGAAAGTGCGACGCTGGTCTGCGAAACACTCCGCGTCGATTCGACGAAAGCCATGCGTGAG
- a CDS encoding DUF2905 domain-containing protein has protein sequence MNRFLIVIGTLCILAGLGWHWLVRIPFGRLPGDIHIVRDGFNFHFPIITCIVISVVVSALLWFLRR, from the coding sequence ATGAACCGTTTCCTGATCGTTATTGGCACACTGTGCATTCTTGCCGGCCTCGGATGGCACTGGCTCGTGCGCATCCCGTTCGGCCGGCTGCCTGGCGACATTCATATCGTCCGCGACGGATTCAACTTCCACTTCCCGATCATCACGTGCATCGTGATTTCGGTCGTGGTATCCGCGCTGTTGTGGTTCTTGCGGCGTTGA
- a CDS encoding IS630 family transposase, translating into MRIAAKVELSEAQRKQLETWATGRTIPVRLAERSKMILLAAQGKTDKQIGAELAIWRGTVARWRGRFITDGVRGIERDETRPGRKPKISAPKVKTIVALTTQGRPDNATHWSTRSMAAVVGVSAASVRRIWQAHGLKPHRLDSFKVSNDKHFAEKLEDIVGLYLDPPEHALVLCCDEKCQIQALDRTQPGLPLKRGRGQTMTHDYKRNGVTTLFAAMNTLDGSVISECKTKHRHQEWLSFLRKIDRDTAKNKELHLIADNYATHKHPEVQAWLAKHPRFHMHFTPTSASWLNMVERFFRDLSVNQLRRSAFRSVPELIGTIEQYVQKHNRHPKPFIWTAKASDILAKVTRARAKLNKMQSV; encoded by the coding sequence ATGAGAATCGCGGCGAAAGTTGAGTTAAGCGAAGCACAACGCAAACAGTTAGAGACGTGGGCTACTGGCCGAACGATTCCGGTTCGACTGGCGGAGCGCTCCAAGATGATTTTGCTCGCCGCACAGGGCAAAACAGATAAACAGATCGGTGCGGAACTGGCTATCTGGCGCGGCACGGTCGCGCGCTGGCGCGGTCGTTTTATCACTGACGGCGTGAGGGGAATCGAGAGGGATGAGACGCGACCGGGGCGCAAACCAAAGATCTCCGCGCCTAAGGTCAAGACGATTGTGGCATTGACGACGCAAGGGCGTCCGGATAACGCGACGCATTGGAGCACGCGCAGCATGGCAGCGGTGGTCGGTGTAAGTGCGGCAAGCGTGCGGCGCATCTGGCAGGCGCACGGCCTCAAGCCGCATCGATTAGACAGCTTCAAGGTATCCAACGACAAGCATTTCGCTGAGAAACTCGAGGACATCGTCGGACTGTATCTTGATCCCCCGGAGCACGCTCTGGTCCTGTGCTGCGATGAGAAGTGCCAGATCCAGGCGCTTGACCGGACCCAGCCGGGATTGCCGCTTAAGCGAGGTCGTGGTCAAACGATGACGCACGATTACAAGCGCAATGGTGTGACGACGCTGTTTGCCGCGATGAACACGCTCGATGGGAGTGTCATTAGCGAGTGCAAGACCAAACATCGTCACCAGGAGTGGCTAAGCTTCTTGCGCAAGATCGATCGCGACACGGCTAAGAACAAGGAATTGCATTTGATCGCTGATAACTATGCAACCCATAAGCACCCGGAGGTACAAGCATGGCTTGCCAAGCACCCGCGATTTCACATGCATTTCACGCCCACCAGTGCCTCATGGCTCAACATGGTTGAACGCTTCTTTCGTGACTTATCAGTGAACCAGTTGCGACGTTCGGCGTTCCGCTCGGTACCCGAGCTGATCGGCACGATCGAGCAGTACGTGCAGAAACATAACCGTCATCCGAAACCGTTCATCTGGACAGCAAAGGCCTCTGACATCCTCGCGAAAGTCACGCGTGCCAGAGCCAAGCTTAATAAGATGCAATCCGTTTGA